The sequence tatgtttaattaatgaGTTTAGAGTAAATATAAATCTCTTGGAACAAAAATGTTTtgccaaaaaaattataaagttattatcaTGTGattacattgtttttaaaagttcttGGCCGATGTTTTATTAAGACTAAACATTAATTAGAGTAGTTGAGACTggtatatattatattctttttttatgaaaaagtaGTTAATATTATAAGTTTAGGTATGAAAGATAtctagaactaatatgtagatACTTGCCACATGACATGTACATTGAACTGACTCACATAGAGATTTCATATGAAAAGATTACTTATGTTTATTAAAAGGCTTATGTGACAGTTATTTACGTGATCTTTAGAATTGAAATCACTAAGTCATCTTATATAataaatgttatgttttgatcatgACTACATGTTTTTCTAATCAAATGTAATAACTGAGCATATATtgggtataacatgaactatatgaagatATTTGAGTGATCAATAAAAGATTCATTAACCTAGgtgaattagagaaaatattcTACATGCTTTCAAATAGTATTAATTGTGAAATCCTAGCACATGatgaaataagatttgaaaagagtttcaaatattatttaaattatcaatgaTTATGGTATTGAGAATAAACATGATTCAATAGAGTAGACACACTTCGTGCTATGATATCTAAATTGAAATGTCCATGATGAGAGGATGATGATTACGCTAAGAAAATAATCATTGAAAAGTTAAGTTAAATCACACATAACTTTCCTAATTTTTTAGGGATTATGACACATTACTAGATTATGtatttgatctttaaatataaagcaatcaattattgaattgataataaattaagttatttaatttatttaattatattttcattaggattgtgatttatatttaggTCAACTTATTAGGAATCTAATGGGTCACATACATTAAGAATTATTaatcaaaaactaaattgagatgattaatcaaatgtcacttaattatggataaattttagaaattaaggattatactataattaataaatgatattataattCTACACCTAAAGAGAACAAGTATGGACTTTACAGGGAGGTATTAAACATACTATAAAGGTGTTACAAGtggattttaattattaggTCTAAACCCCCCTCCCCAATATTGCTTTCTTTGTGATAGAATAAAGGACAAGCTATTATGCTTTACTTTGGTATGTTGTActaatattttcaaatgatttgttcatattatcatatcaagttttgatattttggttACTAGATGATGCATCAACTAAAATAGTTTAGGTAGATTACAAATCATATCTGGTTAATTCAAATATGACGGATACATGGTTATATAACGATAACATCGATCCAATATAATTCATAAGCATGGATAATATGGGTCATTTAATTGACTTTTCACTAAGCAAGAAGATAACATGTAGTGAGTGACTCATAATAGATTTTGCTAGGCTAAAtaacttgtaaagaaaaaaaaatggaaaagaatttgaaacatggtattaaataagttattatgacttaataacatattttaagGCTTTTGATAAAGCTTGTAGAAGTATTAAATACcataatagaattttttttcaatagatgAAAGATTAGGTTGCCTTGATTTCTTTACTCATTTAATTTGATCACATAAAAATTGCATGCTTTACAACTTAAACTAGTGTTATATCTAGTCTTATTTACAAATTTTGAACaataaaatgaactaaaatTGTTGcaaagtttaaatttataaatgtcTATATAGAGTTTGGGATCATTTGAGTAGAAGTATACAACatgtattcttttttattttttttttaatactaaatctttgaaaaataacaaagaatatATTACCAActcttattttatattgttctcACATGATCAAGGTTGAAAATAAAATCGATCGGTTAGTCTTTAGATCATATCAGTATGATTTTAATGAATAACatagaataataatttataaataaaaaaatatattaaaagtatcTTACTAATAATTTAGtgattttataaatcatttatgTGGCAagtaaatcaattttataaatcactATTGTTAGTAAGGTATTTTTCTTAGAGCAATGTTACATTTACAGATTAATTACAACAGATCTCCTATTAAAATGACGTGACAATTACTTTATTCATACTCTTTAAGTACTATTGATCTGTATGCATGACCCTTTCCtttaatgtattgattttattttttattttttcatagacCTTTTCACAACGAACAAAAAAGTGAAAaggattttcaaaacatttcaaACTCACCATTTGCAAGGGCATGCATGCTGCAAGGTGCAAATGGCAAAACAAACCACATATACTAAAACAAATACGTTTCTTTTGACCAGCCATGATAGAACAGTGAGAGAAGTCCATTGAGAAGAACCCAGTAGGATCATAGCACACTAACCAGATGGATTATTCAGGACTCTAACAAAACCATGCCCAGAATTGATACATGACAAAACAGCATGTCTTTTTCAAAGCTCATCTTTTGCTGGCTCTTGTTGGGCAACTTCATCCCTGTTCTTCTCAATGAAATCAATGATGTCTTGTTTGGTCTTATCTCCTTCATACTGCACCATCTTTCCACTAGCTGACCTGAAGTAGACTGTGGGGAATCCTTTGACGTCGTAGGTATCGCCTGGGATATCATTTGCAGTGGCGTCCTACAGGTGCCGCAAGAAAATAGTTGCATCAATAGTAAGTCTTGTTTCCACGCAAAAACCTTACATCTAATTAAATCACAGGCAAATAAGCGTCGATACATTATTTTCAAGTGTTCATTACACAGTGACAAAACCATAGTGTAAATATctagagagaaaaaatacacaaaagagCAAGTGGATATGTTAAAGGTATGACTAAAACTAAAGTTCTTAGAGCAAAACGAATAAGAAAATcagatgaaaataacaaaacagtAAGCAGCCAATCATTGTAATGACCCAAACGTATCGATAGTGATGAGGATATAACACCCTAATTTTCATATTGTGTCATCTTCCACATcatcaagaatttttttaagaaaatacacATAGCTTCTTCAGACAGGAGATGAACAAAACTTACAAGCTTCGCAATAAGAACATCAGCATCACGTTGATATGAGACGGCAATTTCCTCCAAGATTGGAGCCAATTTTTGGCAGTGACCGCACCAAGGGGCATAAAACTCCAAAAGGACTGCAAAGATACAGTGTAAATACCCCAATTAACATTTTTGTGAACTTGTACAATCTGACAGAGATAAAAAGTACACAGAAAACACCCGCTTAAACAAACAGAAATGCTGCCATCCAATGGAACCATCACAAAAACACCAACGCATTCTAAACTAGGAATACAGTGAGGAAAGAATTAACAAACCCTAGAATCTAGCGAAGAAATAAAGGCAACTACATGTCATTAAAATAAACAGAGATGAAATAAAATGGAACAAGCACACCAATCTAATGATATAGTGAAGGAAGAACCGATGAACCCTGCAAAGCTGCATATCATACACACCATTTTTTCCAGATTTGGTAACCAAGTCATCAAGGCTGTCAGCGACAACAACTTTCACTGGCTCTTCATTAGCTTCGGGGATAGGTTCAGATTTAATAAATGGCGGTACTTTGCCTTCCTGCACAgagtatttcaaataattttatacgTACCAAGAAGGCTTTCCATAAACAAAGACAATTAAACCCTTTTGGATCCCGTGACTGGAATATGAGTACCAtcatcaacaaactaaaaaacagTGTAACTTGTACttgaatatgaaaattaaaacatagGCATCACCTTGTACTCCTTCACCCAAGGAGCAATATGATCAGACTCCAAGTTTGACTTCAAGTATTTCTTTCCATCTGTGGTCTGTATGACGAGAAGAGGTGCTTGGTACTCTTTGAGTCCAAAGTACTGTTCATCCATGCAaacaatttaaagataaaaaagaaaatattgagtaaaaaaattacaaaatgtaCACATAAAAGAAGACTTTCTAACCTGTAGGGCACTTTGACTAGCCTCAAGGTCTCCCAACAAAAAGATTAACCCATCCCCTTTGTGTTGCTCAGCAACTTCTTGATAGTTAGTTTTAATGGAATCAGCACTGTGACCGCTGAAGTTCAAAAATAACATCGCCTGCAACGGTCAACCAGGTTCTTAGAAGATCCATAGTATACAGTAAAAGAAGACGCAAGCCAAGAGTCAGCAACAATCATATGATAAACCAGCCAGTTTTGTTCAAAAAGGTGTTTACTTGAAACTAATGCATAGAATAATAAGGAAAAGACCTTATTGTATTCGTTGGACATTGCATGATGCTCTGATATTTCATGAAGAGATGCAAAGTAAAATCTGGAATTAAGCACAGTATGGCTCGAGCTATCCATTTCCCTTCCTTACCTTCCAGAAAGCAAAGGTGAAAGAAATGGAGTGGAAGGGGACTACCTAAACAAATTATCCTAAGAGCATCAATGGTTAAAGAATAGTGTGATTTAGTACGTAATTCCAAATAATCACTttgtaatttatcaaaaaatgaCAACAGTACTGAGAGCTTGTGTTTTTATACCTTATCAAGGAGGCTGTCAAAATATTTGACAATATAAGGGTGATTGCTTGGTTCATCATCGAAGACAGTCACAACGGGTGCACTAGACTCTTCAATAAACTTCTCAAGAGCATCCACATTAAAGTCCTGCAAGCATGTGGTTTTATCAGAAGAAACCATTGATTCACAAGACACTGctgaaaacatatatataaaaatattacacaGAAGAAACTTTTACTCTCAAAAGGCATGGAAAATTTAACGTGAAACCCACTGCAAATAACGCAAATACCTTAGAATCAACAAAGAGTTCATCGAATGGCTTGAACAATCTAACTAGGGGTCCAGACACCGATGATTCCCCGCGTGGAAGGTGCTTAGCATCCAAAGTGTGGGCAAATTCATAGTCAGAACGCAATTTATCTGTGACAGCGAGAAAGCTCTCAAACTCCTCTCCAGAAAACTTTGGGAACACCCCAACCTGCAAAACCATAAAGAAACTATTAACATCCTAATTTCTGCAGAATCACGTACgtaaaaagcaaacaaaaggtGTACTTACAATTACTACTTTGTTGTCACCAATGAAACTAGTAGCATCATCAGCTGATTTCAATTCAGCAGAAGCAGGACCGGTTTGTTTCTTCAGATACTCAGCAATGCCATCTGCATCACGAGGGCCTTTGTATTCGTTAACAGATGTCCCTCCCTttctcaaaattttaattgtggGGAATCCCTGAACCTCATATTTCTCAGAGATCTCTTGGTTAACCTTCTCATCGGCATTAACTTTGGCAAGAACAATTTGAGGATCGTTACTGCTCAATATAGAAGCTGCTTTCTCATACTACAAAAGAAATTGACTTCATCAGCGAAACATGCACGCCATCACATAACAGGAATCcaaatcttaaaaagaaaagggtagCTAGAtatacttaaaaaagaaaaaaatcattacctCTGGTGCTAGATTCTGACAGTGGCCACACCTGTGCTAAAACAAAAGAGATTAGAACTCTAGCCCAAGTtagaagatttttcaaaatttgatataaacatAGGTCTTTTAACACATCATcaacagcaaaacaaaaataataattaagaaaaactgAAATCAAATTAAGTGAAAGAactaaaaagatgaaaagaaaagaacataaggAATTGAAGTGTAGTGTGTACGGTACCAAGGAGCGTAGAACTCAACGACGACGAAATCGTGCTTGGTGACGGTCTCAGTGAAATTGGAGTGGTCTAGCGTCAACACGTACTCCTTAGATTCATCCTCTCCAGTAGAAAGCGCTACAACGAGAGAGAAGACGAATAGACAAGACCAAAGCGAAACCTTAGAGACCATCATTTAGCGATTGAGGGAGAGTTTCGAGCGGTGTCTGATTCTTGTTCACGTTGGGTGCGGTGCAGGGTTTTATGGAGGCCTGCGAGTAGCAAGTGAACGAGCCGAACATGGAAGTAACACGTGGCATACTTCGCCTTCTCTTAGTACTTTTTTGAAGCCTACTCGCTTTCCATTTGCTGTGTATCCACGTGGATG is a genomic window of Populus alba chromosome 5, ASM523922v2, whole genome shotgun sequence containing:
- the LOC118029247 gene encoding protein disulfide-isomerase, producing the protein MMVSKVSLWSCLFVFSLVVALSTGEDESKEYVLTLDHSNFTETVTKHDFVVVEFYAPWCGHCQNLAPEYEKAASILSSNDPQIVLAKVNADEKVNQEISEKYEVQGFPTIKILRKGGTSVNEYKGPRDADGIAEYLKKQTGPASAELKSADDATSFIGDNKVVIVGVFPKFSGEEFESFLAVTDKLRSDYEFAHTLDAKHLPRGESSVSGPLVRLFKPFDELFVDSKDFNVDALEKFIEESSAPVVTVFDDEPSNHPYIVKYFDSLLDKAMLFLNFSGHSADSIKTNYQEVAEQHKGDGLIFLLGDLEASQSALQYFGLKEYQAPLLVIQTTDGKKYLKSNLESDHIAPWVKEYKEGKVPPFIKSEPIPEANEEPVKVVVADSLDDLVTKSGKNVLLEFYAPWCGHCQKLAPILEEIAVSYQRDADVLIAKLDATANDIPGDTYDVKGFPTVYFRSASGKMVQYEGDKTKQDIIDFIEKNRDEVAQQEPAKDEL